In Tursiops truncatus isolate mTurTru1 chromosome 19, mTurTru1.mat.Y, whole genome shotgun sequence, a genomic segment contains:
- the CIC gene encoding protein capicua homolog isoform X2 — translation MKPMKKACAGLPGSGSGGKSPPATRAKALRRRGAGEGDKPEEEDDEAQQQQPGPEEAEEGEEEAERGTGAEGLPPELHPDDPAPGPAEEPKGEGEAGRWEPSLSRKTATFKSRAPKKKYVEEHGAGSGSSGAAGAPEERARTPEEAGTPGVPPQPPTSARSSSTDTASEHSADLEDEPAEAGGLGPWPPGSTSGGYDLRQLRSQRVLARRGDGLFLPAVVRQVRRSQDLGVQFPGDRALTFYEGAPGSGVDVVLDATPPPAALVVGTAVCTCVEPGVAAYRAGVVVEVAAKPAAYKVRFSPGPSSQPGPAATPPQPPQREPEDAVWVARSSLRLLRPPWEPEALPRKPPAGPEEGQAEPGAALPPCPAALDLKQPEDAEVSKISFGGHLGACEEGEEKHPPALGTPALLPLPPPQLLSPPPKSPAFAGPGRPGEQPSPCQEGSQGGSRSSSVASLEKGAAPAARARTPLTAAQQKYKKGDVVCTPNGIRKKFNGKQWRRLCSRDGCMKESQRRGYCSRHLSMRTKEMEGLADSGPGGAGRPAGVAAREGSTEFDWGDETSRDSEASSVAARGDSRPRLVAPADLSRFEFDECEAAVMLVSLGSSRSGTPSFSPVSTQSPFSPAPSPSPSPLFGFRPANFSPINASPVIQRTAVRSRHLSASTPKAGVLTPPDLGPHPPPPAPRERHSSGILPTFQTNLTFTVPISPGRRKTELLPHPGALGAPGAAGGGAAPDFPKSDSLDSGVDSVSHTPTPSTPAGFRAVSPAVPFSRSRQPSPLLLLPPPAGLTSDPGPSVRRVPAVQRDSPVIVRNPDVPLPSKFPGEVGAGSEARAGGPGRGCRETPVPPGMASGKPGLPPPLPAPVPITVPPAAPTAVAQPMPTFGLASSPFQPVAFHPSPAALLPVLVPSSYTSHPAPKKEVIMGRPGTVWTNVEPRSVAVFPWHSLVPFLAPSQPDPSVQPSEAQQPASHLVASNQSKEPAESAAVAHEQPPGGTGNADPGRPPGATCPESPGPGPPHTLGVVEPGKGPLPTTEEEAPGPPGEPRLDSETESDHDDAFLSIMSPEIQLPLPPGKRRTQSLSALPKERDSSSEKDGRSPNKREKDHIRRPMNAFMIFSKRHRALVHQRHPNQDNRTVSKILGEWWYALGPKEKQKYHDLAFQVKEAHFKAHPDWKWCNKDRKKSSSEAKPTSLGLAGGHKEPRERSMSETGTAAAPGVSSELLSVTAQTLLSSDTKAPGSSSCGAERLHTVGGPGSARPRAFSHSGVHSLDGGEVDSQALQELTQMVSGPASYSGPKPSTQYGAPGPFAAPGEGGTLAASGRPPLLPTRASRSQRAASEDMTSDEERMVICEEEGDDDVIADDGFSTTDIDLKCKERVTDSESGDSSGEDPEGSKGFGRKVFSPVIRSSFTHCRPSLDPEPPGPPDPPAGFGKGYGPTPSSSSSPASSSASAATSFPLGSGTFKAQESGQGSTTGPLRPPPPGTGGPATPKATRFLPTDPATFRRKRPESVGGLEPPGPSVIAAPPSGGGSVLQTLVLPSNKEEREGSGARMPSAPAPSLAYGAPAAPLSRPAATMVTNVVRPVSSTPVPIASKPFPTSGRAEASPNDTAGARTETVAGSRAPGGSPLGVSLVYSDKKSGAATSTASHLVAGPLLGTVGKAPATVTNLLVGAPGYGAPAPPAVQFIAQGGPGSGTAAGSGAGAGSGPNGPMPLGILQPGPLGKAGGITQVQYILPTLPQQLQVAPAPAPAPGTKAAAPSGPAPTTSIRFTLPPGTSTNGKVLAATAPTPGIPILQSVPSAPPPKAQSVSPVQAPPPGGSAQLLPGKVLVPLATPSMSVRGGGAGQPLPLVSPPFSVPVQNGAQPPSKIIQLTPVPVSTPSGLVPPLSPATLPGPASQPQKVLLPSSTRITYVQSAGGHALPLGTSPASSQAGTVTSYGPTSSVALGFTSLGPSGPAFVQPLLSGQAPLLAPGQVGVSPVPSPQLPPTCAAPSGPVITAFYPGSPVPTSSAPLAQPSQAPPGLVYTVATNTTPPAATILPKGPPAPATATPAPTSPFPSATGSMTYSLVAPKAQRPTPKAPQKVKAAIASIPVGSFEAGAPGRPGPASRQPLEPGPAREPPASESELEGRPTTPAPPLPPETWAPPARSSPPPPPPAEERTSAKGPETMVSLNPVSSISLPSSPQASKFPSSSSDWRVPGLGLESRGEPPTPPSPAPAPAPAPGSSGSSSEGSSGRAAGDTPERKEAASVGKKVKVRPPPLKKTFDSVDNRVLSEVDFEERFAELPEFRPEEVLPSPTLQSLATSPRAILGSYRKKRKNSTDLDSAPEDPTSPKRKMRRRSSCSSEPNTPKSAKCEGDIFTFDRTGTEAEDVLGELEYEKVPYSSLRRTLDQRRALVMQLFQDHGFFPSAQATAAFQARYADIFPSKVCLQLKIREVRQKIMQAATPTEQPPGAEAPLPGPPPTVTAAAPVPTPSPAGGPDPTSPGSDSGTAPAAPPLPPPPEPGPGQPGWEGPPQPSPPPSGPSTAATGR, via the exons ATGAAACCAATGAAGAAGGCGTGCGCCGGCCTCCCAGGTTCTGGCAGCGGTGGCAAGTCCCCCCCAGCCACCAGGGCCAAGGCCCTGAGGCGgcgaggggctggggagggtgacaagccagaggaggaagatgatgaGGCTCAGCAGCAGCAGCCGGGGCCAGAAGAGGCTGAGGAGGGTGAGGAGGAGGCCGAGCGGGGCACAGGGGCTGAAGGGCTGCCCCCAGAGCTGCACCCCGACGACCCGGCCCCAGGCCCAGCCGAGGAacccaagggggagggggaggcaggccGCTGGGAGCCCTCACTCAGCCGAAAGACGGCCACGTTCAAGTCACGAGCGCCCAAGAAGAAGTATGTGGAGGAGCATGGGGCCGGCAGTGGCAGCAGTGGGGCGGCTGGTGCCCCTGAAGAGCGGGCACGGACCCCCGAGGAGGCGGGCACCCCGGGGGTGCCTCCGCAGCCACCCACCTCTGCCCGCTCCTCCTCCACCGACACAGCCAGCGAGCACTCGGCCGACCTGGAAGATGAGCCGGCCGAAGCTGGTGGTTTAGGTCCCTGGCCCCCTGGCAGCACCAGCGGTGGCTATGACCTGCGGCAGCTGCGGTCCCAGCGGGTGCTGGCTCGGCGTGGGGACGGTCTCTTCCTGCCGGCTGTGGTGCGCCAGGTGCGCCGAAGCCAGGACCTGGGTGTGCAGTTCCCTGGGGACCGGGCCCTGACTTTCTACGAGGGGGCACCTGGCAGTGGTGTGGATGTGGTTTTGGATGCCACGCCACCGCCGGCTGCGCTGGTGGTGGGCACAGCGGTCTGTACCTGTGTGGAGCCCGGTGTGGCTGCCTACCGTgccggggtggtggtggaggtggccGCCAAGCCAGCTGCCTACAAGGTCCGCTTCAGCCctggccccagctcccagccGGGCCCGGCGGCCACCCCGCCGCAGCCGCCGCAGCGTGAGCCCGAGGACGCGGTGTGGGTGGCCCGCTCCAGCCTGCGCCTGCTGCGGCCCCCGTGGGAGCCCGAAGCCCTGCCGAGGAAGCCCCCGGCGGGTCCTGAGGAGGGACAGGCCGAGCCGGGGGCTGCCCTTCccccctgccctgctgccctGGATCTCAAGCAGCCCGAGGATGCCGAGGTCTCCAAGATCAGCTTTGGTGGCCACCTGGGGGCTTGCGAGGAGGGTGAGGAGAAGCACCCGCCAGCCCTGGGCACCCCGGCCCTGCTCCCACTGCCCCCGCCCCAGCTCCTGTCACCGCCACCCAAGTCCCCAGCCTTCGCCGGCCCAGGCCGCCCTGGCGAGCAGCCCTCGCCCTGCCAGGAGGGGAGCCAGGGTGGCAGCCGCAGCAGCAGCGTGGCCTCCCTGGAGAAGGGGGCTGCACCGGCCGCCCGGGCCCGCACGCCACTGACAGCAGCCCAGCAGAAATACAAGAAGGGAGATGTGGTCTGCACACCCAATGGAATTCGAAAGAAATTCAATGGCAAGCAGTGGCGACGGCTGTGCTCGAGAGATGGCTGCATGAAGGAGTCCCAGCGGCGGGGCTACTGCTCCCGCCACCTGTCCATGCGAACCAAGGAGATGGAGGGCCTGGCGGACAGTGgcccaggtggggctgggaggccagCTGGTGTGGCGGCCCGTGAGGGCAGCACCGAGTTCGACTGGGGTGATGAGACGTCTCGGGACAGTGAGGCCAGCAGCGTGGCAGCCCGGGGAGACTCACGCCCACGCCTGGTGGCCCCTGCTGACCTGTCACGCTTTGAGTTCGATGAGTGTGAAGCGGCTGTGATGCTGGTGTCACTGGGCAGCTCTCGCTCGGGCACACCCTCCTTCTCCCCCGTCTCTACGCAGTCACCTTTCTCGCCGGCCCcgtcaccctcaccctcaccactCTTCGGCTTCCGCCCTGCCAACTTCAGCCCCATCAACGCCTCGCCAGTCATCCAACGCACTGCTGTTCGCAGTCGCCACCTGAGCGCCAGCACCCCTAAGGCAGGCGTGCTGACGCCGCCAGACCTGggccctcacccacccccacctgccccccgaGAGCGCCATTCCTCTGGCATCCTACCTACCTTCCAGACCAACCTGACCTTTACTGTGCCCATCAGCCCTGGGCGACGGAAGACAGAGCTGCTGCCCCACCCAGGGGCGTTGGGGGCCCCTGGTGCAGCAGGCGGAGGAGCCGCCCCAGACTTCCCCAAGAGTGACAGCTTAGACTCTGGTGTGGATTCGGTGTCCCACACACCTACACCCTCCACACCGGCTGGCTTCCGTGCTGTGTCGCCCGCCGTGCCCTTCTCCCGCTCCCGCCAGCCCTCGCCGTTGCTGCTGTTGCCCCCACCTGCCGGCCTCACCTCGGATCCTGGGCCTTCCGTGCGCAGGGTGCCTGCCGTGCAGCGGGACTCACCCGTCATCGTCCGCAACCCCGACGTGCCGCTGCCCTCCAAATTCCCTGGGGAGGTGGGCGCTGGCAGTGAGGCACGGGCCGGGGGACCTGGGCGGGGCTGCCGAGAGACTCCGGTGCCGCCTGGGATGGCCAGTGGGAAGCCTGGCCTGCCTCCACCTCTGCCGGCCCCCGTGCCCATCACTGTGCCTCCAGCTGCACCGACGGCCGTGGCCCAGCCGATGCCCACCTTTGGCCTGGCTTCCTCGCCCTTCCAGCCGGTGGCCTTCCACCCCTCACCTGCTGCCCTGTTGCCCGTCCTGGTGCCCAGCAGCTACACCAGCCATCCTGCCCCCAAAAAGGAAGTCATCATGGGCCGGCCTGGGACAG TGTGGACGAACGTGGAACCTCGCTCTGTGGCCGTGTTCCCCTGGCATTCCTTAGTCCCCTTCCTGGCCCCCAGCCAGCCTGACCCCTCCGTGCAGCCAAGTGAGGCCCAGCAACCTGCTAGCCACCTAGTGGCCTCCAACCAGAGCAAAG AGCCTGCTGAGTCGGCAGCTGTTGCTCACGAGCAGCCACCAGGCGGGACGGGGAATGCTGACCCCGGGCGGCCCCCTGGAGCTACATGCCCTGAGAGCCCAGGGCCCGGACCCCCCCACACTTTGGGGGTGGTGGAACCTGGAAAGGGCCCCCTTCCCACGACGGAGGAGGAGGCCCCTGGTCCTCCAGGAGAGCCCCGGCTGGACAGTGAGACAGAGAGTGACCACGACGATGC CTTCCTCTCCATCATGTCTCCTGAGATCCAGTTGCCTCTGCCGCCTGGGAAACGCCGGACGCAGTCCCTCAGCGCCCTGCCCAAGGAACGAGACTCATCTTCAGAGAAGGATGGACGCAGCCCCAACAAG AGGGAGAAGGACCATATCCGGCGGCCCATGAATGCCTTCATGATCTTCAGCAAGCGGCACCGGGCCCTGGTCCACCAGCGTCACCCCAACCAGGACAACCGGACCGTCAGTAAGATCCTGGGCGAGTGGTGGTATGCTCTGGGGCCCAAGGAGAAGCAGAAGTACCACGACCTGGCCTTCCAG GTGAAAGAGGCCCACTTTAAGGCCCACCCAGACTGGAAGTGGTGCAACAAGGACCGGAAGAAGTCCAGCTCAGAGGCCAAGCCTACAAGCCTGGGGCTGGCAGGGGGGCACAAGGAGCCAAGGGAGCGGAGCATGTCGGAGACAGGCACCGCCGCTGCCCCTGGAG TGTCCTCGGAGCTCCTGTCCGTCACAGCCCAGACGCTCTTGAGCTCGGACACCAAGGCTCCGGGGAGCAGCTCCTGTGGGGCAGAACGTCTGCACACAGTCGGCGGACCTGGCTCAGCCCGGCCCCGAGCCTTCTCCCACAGCGGGGTCCACAGCCTGGATGGCGGGGAAGTAGACAGCCAGGCACTACAGGAACTGACTCAG ATGGTGTCTGGTCCTGCATCCTACTCTGGCCCAAAGCCTTCCACCCAGTATGGGGCTCCAGGCCCCTTTGCGGCCCCCGGTGAGGGAGGCACTCTGGCAGCCAGTGGGCGGCCCCCACTGCTGCCCACCCGGGCCTCCCGTTCCCAGCGTGCAGCCAGTGAGGACATGACCAGTGACGAGGAACGCATGGTCATCTGTGAGGAGGAAGGGGATGATGATGTCATTG CTGACGATGGCTTCAGCACCACTGACATTGACCTCAAGTGCAAGGAGCGGGTGACCGACAGCGAGAGCGGAGACAGCTCTGGGGAGGACCCAGAGGGCAGCAAG GGATTTGGTCGGAAGGTGTTCTCGCCTGTGATCCGTTCCTCCTTTACTCACTGCCGTCCATCGCTGGACCCTGAGCCCCCAGGGCCCCCAGATCCACCTGCCGGCTTCGGCAAAGGCTACGGGCCCACCCCATCCTCCTCATCCTCGCCTGCCTCCTCCTCGGCCTCAGCAGCCACCTCCTTCCCGCTGGGCTCAGGGACCTTCAAGGCCCAGGAGTCAGGTCAGGGCAGCACAACAGGTCCCCTACGGCCCCCACCCCCTGGAACTGGGGGCCCAGCAACGCCTAAGGCCACCCGGTTTCTCCCCACGGATCCTGCCACCTTCCGGCGCAAGAGACCTGAAAGCGTGGGGGGCCTGGAGCCACCAGGCCCCTCAGTCATTGCGGCACCTCCCAGCGGGGGAGGAAGTGTTCTGCAGACACTGGTCCTGCCCTCAAACAAGGAGGAACGGGAGGGCAGCGGAGCTCGCATGCCCTCGGCCCCAGCCCCGTCGCTGGCCTATGGGGCCCCAGCAGCCCCCCTGTCCCGCCCGGCCGCCACCATGGTCACCAATGTGGTGCGGCCTGTCAGCAGCACTCCTGTGCCCATCGCCTCTAAGCCTTTCCCCACTTCTGGCCGGGCAGAAGCGTCTCCAAATGACACGGCCGGTGCCAGGACTGAGACAGTCGCTGGGTCCCGGGCGCCTGGGGGCTCCCCACTGGGCGTCAGCTTAGTGTATTCAGACAAGAAGTCGGGAGCAGCCACGTCAACAGCCTCACATCTGGTGGCTGGACCCCTACTGGGCACTGTAGGGAAGGCGCCTGCCACTGTCACCAACCTGCTGGTGGGCGCCCCGGGCTATGGGGCCCCAGCGCCCCCAGCTGTCCAGTTCATTGCCCAGGGGGGCCCTGGCAGCGGGACGGCTGCGGGCTCAGGAGCAGGTGCTGGGAGTGGGCCCAATGGGCCAATGCCCCTGGGCATCCTGCAGCCAGGTCCCCTGGGCAAGGCTGGGGGAATCACCCAGGTGCAGTATATTCTGCCCACGCTGCCCCAGCAACTTCAAGTGGCGCCTGCCCCAGCACCAGCCCCTGGGACCAAGGCAGCGGCTCCCAGCGGCCCTGCACCCACCACCAGCATCCGTTTCACCCTCCCACCGGGCACCTCCACCAACGGCAAAGTCCTGGCTGCCACCGCACCCACTCCTGGCATCCCCATCCTGCAGTCCGTaccctccgccccgcccccgaaag CCCAGTCAGTTTCTCCTgtgcaggccccgcccccgggtGGCTCAGCCCAGCTGCTACCTGGGAAGGTACTAGTGCCCTTGGCCACCCCTAGCATGTCAGTGCGGGGAGGAGGGGCCGGCCAGCCGCTGCCCCTGGTGAGCCCACCCTTCTCAGTACCTGTGCAGAACGGTGCTCAGCCACCCAGCAAG ATCATCCAGCTAACTCCGGTGCCTGTGAGCACACCCAGCGGCCTGGTGCCGCCCCTCAGCCCGGCCACGCTCCCCGGACCCGCCTCTCAGCCTCAGAAGGTTCTGCTGCCCTCCTCCACCAG GATCACCTACGTGCAGTCAGCAGGCGGGCATGCGCTGCCCCTGGGTACCAGTCCTGCCTCCAGTCAGGCCGGAACAGTCACCTCGTACGGACCCACGAGCTCAGTAGCCCTAGGCTTCACCTCGCTGGGGCCCAGCGGCCCCGCCTTCGTGCAGCCCCTGCTTTCAG GCCAAGCCCCATTGCTGGCTCCTGGCCAGGTGGGCGTGTCACCCgtgcccagcccccagctgccTCCCACCTGCGCAGCCCCCAGTGGTCCCGTCATCACAGCGTTTTACCCTGGCAGCCCCGTACCCACCTCCTCAGCACCCCTGGCCCAGCCATCCCAGGCTCCCCCAGGCCTGGTCTACACCGTGGCCACCAACACCACCCCACCTGCTGCCACCATCCTGCCCAAGGGCCCACCGGCCCCCGCCACTGCCACCCCGGCCCCTACCAGCCCTTTTCCTAGTGCCACAG GCTCCATGACCTACAGTTTAGTGGCCCCCAAGGCCCAGCGGCCCACCCCCAAGGCCCCCCAGAAAGTGAAGGCGGCCATCGCCAGCATTCCTGTGGGCTCCTTTGAGGCAGGTGCCCCTGGGCGGCCAGGCCCTGCGTCCCGGCAGCCGTTGGAGCCCGGCCCAGCTCGTGAGCCCCCTGCATCTGAGTCAGAGCTTGAGGGGCGGCCAACAACACCAGCCCCTCCGCTGCCCCCAGAGACCTGGGCTCCCCCGGCCCGGAGCAGTCCCCCGCCGCCCCCACCTGCTGAGGAGCGGACCAGTGCCAAGGGCCCTGAGACCATG GTGAGTCTGAACCCAGTGTCCTCCATCTCCCTGCCATCCTCACCCCAGGCCAGCAAATTCCCCAGCTCATCTTCAGACTGGCGTGTCCCCGGGCTGGGCCTGGAGAGCCGAGGGGagcctcccacccctcccagcccGGCCCcggctccagccccagcccctggtagcagcggcagcagcagtgAGGGCAGCAGTGGGAGGGCAGCTGGGGACACCCCCGAGCGCAAGGAGGCGGCTAGTGTCGGCAAGAAGGTCAAGGTGCGGCCCCCGCCCCTGAAGAAGACCTTTGACTCTGTGGACAA CAGGGTCCTGTCGGAGGTGGACTTCGAAGAGCGCTTTGCTGAGCTGCCCGAGTTTCGGCCTGAGGAGGTGTTGCCCTCGCCCACCCTGCAGTCTCTGGCCACCTCACCCCGGGCCATCCTGGGCTCCTACCGCAAGAAGAGGAAGAACTCCACTG ACCTGGACTCAGCCCCCGAGGACCCCACCTCGCCCAAGCGTAAGATGAGGAGACGCTCCAGTTGCAGCTCGGAGCCCAACACCCCCAAGAGTGCCAAGTGCGAGGGGGACATCTTCACTTTTGACCGTACAG GTACAGAAGCTGAGGATGTGCTCGGGGAGCTGGAATACGAGAAGGTGCCCTACTCGTCGCTGCGGCGCACCCTGGACCAGCGCCGGGCCCTCGTCATGCAGCTCTTCCAGGACCATGGCTTCTTCCCATCAG CCCAGGCCACGGCAGCCTTCCAGGCCCGCTATGCAGACATCTTCCCCTCTAAGGTCTGTCTGCAGCTGAAGATCCGTGAGGTGCGCCAGAAGATCATGCAGGCGGCCACTCCCACGGAGCAGCCCCCGGGAGCCGAGGCCCCCCTCCCTGGACCGCCCCCCACTGTCACTGCTGCTGCCCctgtccccactcccagccctgctgGGGGCCCTGACCCCACCTCACCTGGCTCGGACTCTGGCACGGCCCCGGCTGCCCCGCCATTGCCTCCGCCCCCAGAGCCGGGGCCCGGACAGCCTGGCTGGGAAGGGCCCCCCCAACCCTCACCACCCCCCTCTGGTCCCTCCACAGCTGCCACAGGCAGGTGA